One region of Pyramidobacter sp. YE332 genomic DNA includes:
- a CDS encoding DMT family transporter translates to MQGCDGRPANKDLPAIALSGFFGVTLYFSFQNLGLDMTSSSHAALIVASYPAITVLMECAARRRMPPLRQVVGILVAIAGVALLTGAAVSRGPREALGNWLLISTGIAWGFYNLITQKVAVRYPASMLTAWQMLFGALFFVPFAAFEGRPWIMPTVSSGAAILFLGVCCSLLSYLFYNYSLTGLSASAAAALLNLVPVVGIVCSCLVLHEAVSARQILGGLVIVAGVWLSSAAAKSTG, encoded by the coding sequence TTGCAGGGCTGTGACGGGCGGCCGGCGAACAAGGATCTGCCGGCAATCGCTCTGAGCGGTTTTTTCGGCGTGACGCTCTATTTCTCCTTTCAGAATCTGGGGCTCGACATGACCTCGTCGTCGCACGCGGCGCTGATCGTGGCTTCCTATCCGGCGATCACGGTGCTGATGGAGTGCGCCGCGCGCCGAAGGATGCCGCCGCTGCGTCAGGTCGTCGGGATCCTCGTCGCCATCGCGGGAGTGGCGCTGCTGACGGGCGCGGCGGTGTCGCGGGGCCCGCGGGAGGCTCTGGGCAACTGGCTGCTGATCTCCACGGGCATCGCCTGGGGATTCTACAATCTGATCACTCAGAAGGTGGCGGTTCGCTATCCTGCGTCGATGCTGACGGCCTGGCAGATGCTCTTCGGCGCGCTCTTTTTCGTGCCGTTCGCCGCGTTCGAGGGGCGTCCCTGGATCATGCCGACGGTCTCGTCGGGGGCGGCGATCCTCTTTCTGGGCGTGTGCTGTTCGCTGCTGTCTTATCTGTTCTACAATTATTCGCTGACGGGGCTTTCGGCGTCTGCGGCGGCGGCGCTGCTGAATCTGGTGCCGGTGGTGGGCATCGTCTGTTCCTGCCTGGTGCTTCATGAAGCGGTTTCCGCGCGGCAGATCCTCGGCGGGCTGGTGATCGTCGCCGGGGTGTGGCTCAGTTCCGCCGCGGCGAAATCTACAGGCTGA
- a CDS encoding EamA family transporter, translating into MGRHYLAVLTAVVFWGASFIVTAIAYRTIAPLQLGLVRSALAALLFAGCRAVTGGRRTRICRQSL; encoded by the coding sequence ATGGGCAGACACTATCTTGCGGTCCTGACGGCCGTCGTTTTTTGGGGAGCTTCGTTCATTGTCACGGCGATCGCCTACCGGACCATCGCGCCGCTGCAGCTGGGGCTGGTGCGCTCCGCGCTGGCGGCGCTGCTTTTTGCCGGTTGCAGGGCTGTGACGGGCGGCCGGCGAACAAGGATCTGCCGGCAATCGCTCTGA
- a CDS encoding DUF5058 family protein codes for MPQEVFQVANNAVVWFLCFIVVAVALIQSLLYIRLSLKAADAIGFERRNVYKGLWTGAVSSVGPSFAVFLVMVGLISAVGAPIAWLRCSIIGSAPIEMTGAMLGAQAYGVELNSAQYDLNALAASWWTMSVNGIGWLIVAAVLTPHLEKVRAKFGGGDARWLVLIAVAATTGCYGYLSADTIGKALRNYRKALAAGGSGTTPLQPMIATIAAGIAMAILIRVSKKRPKLREYNLGLAMLAGMIVATFF; via the coding sequence ATGCCGCAGGAAGTTTTTCAGGTTGCAAACAACGCGGTGGTGTGGTTCCTCTGCTTTATCGTCGTAGCGGTGGCGCTGATCCAGTCGCTGCTCTACATCCGTCTGTCGCTGAAGGCGGCCGACGCGATCGGTTTCGAGCGGCGCAACGTGTACAAGGGGTTGTGGACGGGCGCGGTCTCGTCGGTGGGGCCGTCGTTCGCGGTGTTCCTCGTCATGGTCGGCCTGATCAGCGCCGTGGGCGCGCCGATCGCATGGCTGCGCTGTTCGATCATCGGCTCGGCGCCGATCGAGATGACGGGGGCGATGCTGGGCGCTCAGGCGTACGGCGTCGAACTCAACTCGGCCCAATACGATCTCAACGCGCTGGCCGCCTCGTGGTGGACGATGTCGGTGAACGGCATCGGCTGGCTGATCGTGGCCGCGGTGCTGACGCCCCATCTGGAAAAGGTGCGCGCCAAGTTTGGCGGCGGCGACGCCCGCTGGCTGGTGCTCATCGCCGTGGCGGCGACGACCGGCTGTTACGGCTACCTCAGCGCCGACACGATCGGCAAGGCGCTGCGCAATTACCGCAAGGCGCTCGCCGCGGGCGGCTCGGGCACGACGCCGCTGCAGCCGATGATCGCCACGATTGCGGCCGGCATCGCCATGGCGATCCTGATCCGCGTCTCGAAAAAACGTCCCAAGCTGCGCGAGTACAATCTCGGTCTGGCCATGCTGGCCGGCATGATCGTGGCTACGTTCTTTTAA
- a CDS encoding radical SAM protein: MKIRLSIGTAAALGLARLKSDALPTTAYLMDTGGRCAHNCAFCAQAREAETGEDHLSRVIWPVYDLGDVLSGLITAARGGTIRRACIQVTLNAGSFERTLVILKAVTNAVSLPVSVSTNITSASQVDRLMGSGAARVSIALDAATQSLHDQVKGTGYARKVQLLTECARRYPGRITTHFIVGLGESEEDVIAAIQNMHDLNVTVGLFAFTPLRGTRMAKCPPPEAGRYRRVQLANWLIKTKRRRVSDMSFSNGRLSGIDGDIKELLSVLSSGEAFETAGCRDCNRPYYNENPGHGVMYNYPRPLKNSEVIQALKETHLFAQTDLNDLTPVTGKETRRCPHEMAIH, translated from the coding sequence GTGAAGATACGTCTGTCAATCGGCACCGCGGCTGCCCTTGGTCTTGCGCGTCTTAAATCCGACGCGCTTCCCACCACAGCGTATCTGATGGATACGGGCGGCAGATGCGCGCACAATTGCGCGTTCTGCGCTCAGGCGCGAGAGGCCGAAACTGGAGAAGATCATCTCTCAAGGGTTATCTGGCCGGTTTATGACTTAGGAGACGTTCTCAGCGGCCTTATCACCGCCGCTCGAGGCGGGACTATTCGCCGTGCGTGTATTCAGGTTACCCTGAACGCCGGTTCCTTTGAGCGCACCCTCGTTATTCTCAAAGCCGTGACGAACGCAGTATCGCTCCCCGTCAGCGTCTCGACCAATATCACCTCCGCCAGCCAGGTCGATCGACTGATGGGAAGCGGGGCGGCGCGAGTAAGCATTGCGCTTGACGCCGCTACTCAATCCCTTCATGATCAGGTGAAAGGCACGGGCTACGCTCGCAAGGTCCAACTCCTGACCGAGTGCGCGAGGCGCTACCCCGGCCGAATCACCACGCACTTCATCGTCGGTCTTGGAGAGTCGGAGGAAGACGTGATCGCCGCGATACAAAACATGCACGACCTGAATGTCACCGTGGGGCTTTTCGCCTTCACGCCTCTGCGCGGCACGCGCATGGCGAAGTGCCCGCCCCCCGAGGCCGGACGCTACCGTCGCGTTCAGCTGGCAAACTGGTTGATCAAAACGAAACGTCGGCGCGTTTCCGACATGTCTTTTTCGAATGGGCGACTCTCTGGCATTGACGGAGACATAAAAGAACTGCTGTCAGTCCTATCCTCCGGCGAAGCGTTTGAGACGGCGGGATGCCGCGACTGCAACCGTCCTTACTACAACGAAAATCCCGGACACGGCGTGATGTACAACTACCCTCGCCCGCTGAAAAACTCAGAGGTCATCCAGGCCTTGAAAGAAACGCATTTATTTGCTCAGACAGACCTGAACGATCTGACGCCCGTCACCGGCAAGGAAACAAGGAGGTGCCCTCATGAAATGGCGATTCATTGA
- the rlmN gene encoding 23S rRNA (adenine(2503)-C(2))-methyltransferase RlmN gives MENDELNVTNAPEAAAKRSAFEMTLADWERFVQEELDMPRYTADQLCQWIYKKKVFSFGAMTNLSKALRERLPELLEIRLPKLAKRQTAADGTRKYLWRLDDGEYVESVLMDHGNHYTACISSQVGCPLRCEFCATGQQGFRRNLSAGEIVSHFAAMESDVGHDINNVVFMGMGEPLLNYENVVKAVRMFLEPKMRGLSVRHVTISTSGIPEGIRRLADEGLDIYLCLSLHAPNNELRSRIMPVNERFPLGAVFSALEYWQQKTGVRLTIEYVMLKNVNDTPDCAYELATLFSNLQVYVNLIPYNPVAGTRFARPSASRIAPFMKILKELNVECEVRKEHGTDIDAACGQLRGKTVS, from the coding sequence ATGGAAAACGACGAACTGAACGTGACGAACGCGCCCGAAGCCGCGGCGAAGCGCAGCGCTTTCGAGATGACGCTGGCCGACTGGGAGCGTTTCGTGCAGGAAGAGCTGGACATGCCGCGCTACACGGCCGATCAGCTGTGCCAGTGGATCTACAAGAAGAAAGTTTTCAGCTTCGGCGCCATGACCAACCTGTCCAAAGCGCTGCGCGAGCGTCTGCCCGAGCTGCTGGAGATCCGGCTGCCGAAACTGGCCAAGCGGCAGACGGCCGCCGACGGCACGCGCAAGTACTTATGGCGGCTCGACGACGGCGAGTACGTCGAGTCGGTGCTGATGGACCACGGCAACCACTACACGGCTTGCATCTCCTCGCAGGTCGGCTGTCCGCTGCGCTGCGAGTTCTGCGCCACGGGGCAGCAGGGCTTCAGGCGCAACCTCAGCGCCGGCGAGATCGTCTCGCATTTCGCCGCCATGGAGTCCGACGTCGGGCACGATATCAACAACGTCGTCTTCATGGGCATGGGCGAGCCGCTGCTCAATTACGAGAACGTCGTCAAAGCCGTGCGCATGTTCCTCGAGCCGAAGATGCGGGGCTTGAGCGTGCGGCACGTCACCATCTCCACGTCCGGCATCCCCGAGGGCATCCGCCGCCTCGCCGACGAAGGGCTGGACATCTACCTGTGCCTGTCGCTGCACGCGCCCAACAACGAGCTGAGATCGCGCATCATGCCCGTGAACGAGCGCTTCCCGCTCGGCGCCGTGTTCAGCGCGCTCGAATACTGGCAGCAGAAGACCGGCGTGCGCCTCACCATCGAGTACGTCATGCTCAAGAACGTCAACGACACGCCGGACTGCGCTTACGAGCTGGCGACGCTGTTCTCGAACCTGCAGGTCTACGTGAACCTGATCCCCTACAACCCCGTGGCCGGCACGAGATTCGCCCGCCCTTCGGCCAGCCGCATCGCGCCGTTCATGAAGATCCTCAAAGAGCTGAACGTGGAGTGCGAAGTGCGCAAGGAGCATGGGACCGACATCGACGCCGCCTGCGGCCAGCTGCGCGGCAAGACGGTCAGTTAA
- a CDS encoding aminotransferase class I/II-fold pyridoxal phosphate-dependent enzyme, protein MEYRITRAVRNQPRVSYALGTETPPCEVDCGEGVNVELASPAARRAFAALDFNMCAPYPHANGLKEAIAAYWKDHAALGNENIVLTEGSVSSLYLVNRLFLEPGDRVLGGASLFFEYGADVRLHGGFFETVPLKAEEDYRFSAARFAAALSPRFKLAAFDNPNNPTGQAVPPAALEEILAAAREANVCVLVDEAYGDYVPRGRSAVSLFDAYDNLLVARSFSKGFGLAGLRAGYLLLPPKLAAAANTLSNPYAVSSLSRRVAAAALSEPEFLDELRARTAAAKKSLMRPWRHLSFAHTTDSVAICMVVHADSNVDLAREFARRGVRAVSCEGFAGRNAARLRVPIGPRLEKVLTAMERIDAGQ, encoded by the coding sequence ATGGAATATCGCATCACCCGCGCCGTCAGAAACCAGCCCCGCGTCAGCTACGCGCTCGGAACGGAAACGCCGCCCTGCGAAGTGGACTGCGGCGAAGGCGTTAACGTCGAACTGGCTTCGCCGGCGGCGCGCCGAGCCTTCGCGGCGCTCGATTTCAACATGTGCGCGCCGTATCCCCACGCCAACGGACTGAAGGAGGCGATCGCCGCCTATTGGAAGGATCATGCCGCGCTGGGAAACGAGAACATCGTCCTCACCGAAGGCTCCGTCAGCAGTCTGTATCTCGTCAACCGGCTGTTTCTGGAACCGGGCGACCGCGTGCTGGGCGGCGCTTCGCTGTTTTTCGAGTACGGCGCCGACGTGCGTCTGCACGGCGGCTTTTTTGAGACGGTGCCGCTGAAAGCGGAGGAGGATTACCGTTTCAGCGCCGCGCGTTTTGCGGCGGCGCTGTCGCCGCGCTTCAAGCTGGCGGCGTTCGACAATCCCAACAATCCGACGGGACAGGCGGTCCCGCCCGCCGCGCTCGAGGAGATCCTCGCCGCGGCGCGGGAGGCGAACGTCTGTGTGCTCGTCGATGAAGCCTACGGCGATTACGTGCCGCGCGGGCGTTCGGCCGTGAGCCTGTTCGACGCGTACGACAACCTGCTCGTCGCCCGTTCCTTCTCCAAGGGATTCGGGCTGGCGGGGCTGCGCGCCGGCTACCTGCTCCTGCCTCCCAAGCTGGCCGCGGCGGCGAACACCCTTTCCAATCCCTATGCCGTGTCGTCGCTCTCGCGCCGCGTGGCCGCCGCCGCGTTGAGCGAACCGGAGTTCCTGGACGAGCTGCGCGCCCGCACCGCCGCCGCGAAAAAAAGCCTGATGCGGCCGTGGCGGCATCTTTCTTTCGCGCATACGACCGACAGCGTGGCGATCTGCATGGTCGTCCACGCCGACTCGAACGTCGACCTGGCGCGCGAGTTCGCCCGCCGCGGCGTGCGTGCCGTCTCCTGCGAAGGCTTTGCGGGGCGCAACGCGGCGCGCCTGCGCGTGCCTATCGGGCCTCGCCTCGAAAAAGTCCTGACGGCCATGGAACGGATCGACGCGGGGCAATAG
- a CDS encoding biotin/lipoate A/B protein ligase family protein — protein MKWRFIDTEIHSGAWNMAIDEAVMTCCAAGRVPPTLRFYRWGPPALTLGYFQKAERDVNFDACAHLGIDVVRRLTGGRAVLHDQELTYSIVMPHEGCPLPDSITDSYRVLSRGLAEGFRILDLPVTMSHPAPRSGKPGSSAACFDALSVWELEADGKKIVGSAQARRFGSVLQHGSVLNDLNPEMLFATMKDENPRRLERAKATFLEKATSIRHLTGRPLPWNELFDAFKEGFFIALERDLDAHFVEDDLTDDELSLAEDLIENKYATRDWNHRR, from the coding sequence ATGAAATGGCGATTCATTGATACCGAAATCCATTCGGGCGCGTGGAACATGGCGATCGACGAGGCCGTTATGACCTGTTGCGCCGCCGGACGCGTGCCGCCGACTCTTCGTTTTTACCGTTGGGGGCCTCCTGCGCTCACGCTGGGGTATTTTCAAAAGGCCGAACGCGACGTGAACTTCGACGCCTGCGCTCATCTCGGCATCGACGTCGTGCGCCGTCTCACCGGCGGCCGCGCCGTTCTTCACGATCAAGAATTGACCTACAGCATCGTTATGCCTCATGAGGGGTGCCCGTTGCCCGACAGCATCACTGACTCGTATCGCGTGCTCTCCAGAGGACTGGCCGAAGGCTTTCGGATACTCGATTTGCCCGTAACGATGAGTCATCCGGCGCCGAGAAGCGGTAAACCGGGAAGTTCCGCGGCCTGCTTCGACGCCCTTTCGGTCTGGGAGCTTGAAGCGGACGGCAAAAAAATTGTTGGGAGCGCCCAAGCCCGTCGCTTTGGCTCCGTACTCCAGCATGGTTCAGTGCTCAACGACCTGAATCCGGAGATGCTTTTTGCAACCATGAAGGACGAAAACCCTCGGAGATTGGAACGGGCCAAGGCGACGTTTCTTGAAAAAGCGACGAGTATACGCCATCTCACTGGCCGCCCGCTTCCGTGGAACGAGCTCTTTGACGCGTTCAAAGAAGGCTTCTTCATCGCGTTGGAGCGCGATCTGGACGCTCATTTCGTGGAAGACGACTTGACTGACGACGAGCTTTCGTTGGCGGAGGACCTGATCGAAAATAAATACGCGACGCGCGATTGGAACCATCGCCGCTAA
- a CDS encoding M20 family metallopeptidase: MDTVLNEAQALQERIRGWRRELHAFPEVGLETPWTEDYLCRQLDAMGAEYRRGVGGHGVAAVVRGELPGRCLMFRCDCDGLPIREESGESFSSQNENMHACGHDAHSAMGLGAVKLLLARRRKLNGAVKVLFQPAEEIGAGAKAMMAGGCLEDPTPDAAFAIHVSMGSGENKKAGSFHFIKGAALACMDKFEIDLTGKGSHGAIPEMSRDPVVAAERIVTGVQTIVSRNACPMCPSVVSVCQFEAGETSNVIPETARLVGTARTLWPQTRDLIERRLGEIARLTAESMGVKAGVKYTRGAPPLLNDEKVIGAAQKTAAALFGGENALFVNEPMLAGDDFAFYTEHVPGAMAFLVVPPPDGPAYNMHNCHFRIDDRWLWRGTALFAALALEWLAKEGE; encoded by the coding sequence ATGGACACTGTTTTGAACGAGGCTCAGGCGCTCCAGGAGCGGATCCGCGGCTGGCGGCGCGAGCTCCACGCCTTCCCCGAAGTCGGGCTGGAGACGCCGTGGACCGAGGACTATCTCTGCCGCCAGCTCGACGCCATGGGGGCCGAATACCGCCGCGGCGTGGGCGGGCACGGCGTCGCCGCCGTGGTCAGGGGAGAACTGCCGGGCCGTTGCCTGATGTTCCGCTGCGACTGCGACGGTCTGCCGATCCGCGAGGAGTCGGGCGAATCGTTCTCGTCGCAGAACGAAAACATGCACGCCTGCGGGCACGACGCCCACAGCGCCATGGGGCTGGGCGCCGTCAAACTGCTGCTGGCGCGCCGGCGCAAACTGAACGGCGCGGTCAAGGTGCTGTTCCAGCCCGCCGAAGAGATCGGCGCGGGCGCGAAGGCGATGATGGCCGGCGGCTGCCTTGAAGATCCAACGCCCGACGCGGCGTTTGCGATCCACGTGTCGATGGGATCGGGCGAAAACAAAAAAGCCGGTTCCTTCCATTTTATCAAAGGCGCGGCGCTGGCCTGCATGGACAAGTTCGAGATCGATCTGACGGGCAAGGGCAGCCACGGCGCCATCCCCGAGATGTCGCGCGATCCCGTCGTGGCGGCGGAACGGATCGTCACCGGAGTGCAGACCATCGTCAGCCGCAACGCCTGCCCGATGTGCCCCTCGGTCGTCTCCGTGTGCCAGTTCGAGGCCGGCGAGACGTCCAACGTCATCCCCGAGACGGCCCGTCTGGTGGGCACGGCGCGCACGCTGTGGCCGCAGACGCGCGACCTGATCGAGCGGCGCTTGGGCGAGATCGCCCGCCTGACGGCGGAGAGCATGGGCGTGAAAGCCGGCGTGAAATACACGCGCGGCGCGCCGCCCTTGCTGAACGACGAAAAGGTGATCGGCGCGGCGCAAAAGACGGCGGCGGCCCTGTTCGGCGGCGAAAACGCGCTGTTCGTGAACGAGCCGATGCTGGCCGGCGACGATTTCGCCTTTTACACGGAACATGTTCCCGGCGCCATGGCGTTCCTCGTCGTGCCGCCGCCCGACGGACCCGCGTACAACATGCACAACTGCCATTTCCGCATCGACGACCGCTGGCTGTGGCGCGGCACGGCGCTGTTCGCGGCGCTGGCGCTCGAGTGGCTTGCGAAGGAGGGCGAATGA
- a CDS encoding lactate racemase domain-containing protein — MKTYEVKMGRGVQRWQSPYDYIVPQPRGRGLCGASCSVEEALDRPIGSPSLEELAKDSRRIAIVVPDVTRGWCRAPEMNAAVRKRLAVNKSAEVTWIVATGQHRAVEERDKELVFGGAMMSGDRWLSHDCEDVVDTGLVTPLGTPVTLDPAFVAADLAVLVGGITFHDMAGFSGGRKMIMPGVSGRLSIVKNHNHCLKDGGLNPATDSGLLEHNPMAQDQRAYADLALRGKKCFVLNTIADSVGEPAAWVAGDIWQAWEAGCQTSRSFASLWIPRRAARAVSSCGGFPLDLDLYQATKALFSPLAALEPGAPIVLVADLEDSLGPGDFEASLRSSLHDASAFMRHMETAFTIPGYIALRTVLEMRGRPAALVTSRENVPFPGQVFRDMQSAERWLQEQSGMNGLSILVPSGNAVHVLAAE, encoded by the coding sequence ATGAAAACTTACGAGGTGAAGATGGGTCGCGGCGTGCAGCGCTGGCAGAGCCCGTATGACTATATCGTCCCGCAGCCGCGCGGCCGCGGCCTGTGCGGCGCGTCGTGCTCCGTCGAGGAGGCGCTTGACCGCCCCATCGGTTCTCCCTCGCTGGAAGAACTGGCGAAAGACTCCCGCCGCATCGCCATCGTCGTGCCCGACGTCACGCGCGGCTGGTGCCGCGCCCCCGAGATGAACGCGGCGGTAAGAAAACGCCTTGCCGTCAACAAATCGGCCGAGGTGACGTGGATCGTCGCCACGGGACAGCACCGCGCCGTGGAAGAGCGGGACAAAGAACTGGTCTTCGGCGGCGCGATGATGTCCGGCGACCGCTGGCTCAGCCACGACTGCGAAGACGTCGTGGACACGGGGCTGGTCACGCCGCTGGGCACGCCGGTCACGCTCGATCCGGCCTTCGTCGCCGCCGATCTGGCGGTGCTGGTGGGCGGCATCACGTTCCACGACATGGCCGGCTTTTCGGGCGGGCGCAAGATGATCATGCCCGGCGTTTCCGGACGCCTTTCGATCGTCAAAAATCACAACCACTGTCTCAAAGACGGCGGACTGAATCCCGCCACCGACAGCGGCCTGCTGGAACACAACCCGATGGCGCAGGATCAGCGCGCTTACGCCGATCTGGCGCTGCGCGGCAAAAAATGCTTCGTCCTCAACACGATCGCCGACAGCGTGGGCGAGCCGGCGGCGTGGGTGGCGGGCGACATCTGGCAGGCGTGGGAGGCGGGCTGCCAGACGAGCCGTTCCTTCGCCTCGCTGTGGATCCCGCGCCGGGCGGCGCGCGCCGTCTCTTCCTGCGGCGGCTTTCCGCTGGATCTCGATCTTTACCAGGCCACCAAGGCGCTGTTTTCGCCGCTGGCGGCCCTGGAGCCCGGGGCGCCGATCGTGCTGGTCGCCGATCTGGAAGACAGCCTCGGCCCCGGCGATTTCGAGGCCTCGCTGCGCAGTTCGCTGCACGACGCGTCGGCCTTTATGCGCCACATGGAAACGGCGTTCACGATCCCCGGCTACATCGCCCTGCGCACCGTGCTGGAAATGCGGGGACGCCCCGCGGCTCTGGTGACTTCGCGCGAGAACGTGCCTTTTCCCGGGCAGGTTTTCCGCGACATGCAGTCGGCCGAAAGGTGGCTGCAGGAACAGTCGGGAATGAACGGCCTGTCGATCCTGGTCCCCAGCGGCAACGCCGTCCACGTCCTCGCCGCGGAATAA
- a CDS encoding radical SAM protein: MTADELTRLSLKARAAVERAWNTARSHFPPQLICDRPGSTLAVSLTGAKCALNCAHCGGHYLEGMTPIEKIEAALATGRYTSCLLSGGCTPAGKVEVARQEKLVMRLKSRGLKINVHAGLISQAEIDVLAPLADRISFDMVTDDRTIRDVFGLTRTGDDYIDTYRRLRAAGARVVPHICVGLWGGQVRGEYDALRVLAELGADALVFIVLIPTPGTAFADRQPPPLEDVANVFARARELFPRQSINLGCMRPAGRYRAELDTLAVASGLNRLVNPTPPALRLARSLGLKLIDRKECCVL; the protein is encoded by the coding sequence ATGACCGCCGACGAATTGACAAGACTTTCGCTAAAAGCAAGGGCCGCGGTCGAGCGCGCTTGGAACACGGCCCGCTCGCATTTTCCGCCGCAGCTGATCTGCGATCGTCCCGGCTCCACGCTCGCCGTTTCGCTTACAGGCGCGAAGTGCGCTCTCAACTGCGCTCACTGCGGTGGGCACTACCTCGAGGGGATGACTCCAATTGAAAAAATTGAAGCGGCTCTCGCGACGGGGCGCTATACCAGCTGTCTCCTTTCGGGCGGATGCACGCCGGCCGGCAAGGTTGAAGTCGCCCGCCAGGAAAAACTCGTAATGCGGCTTAAGAGCCGCGGGCTGAAAATCAACGTGCACGCCGGCCTCATCAGCCAGGCCGAGATCGACGTTTTAGCGCCGCTCGCCGATCGGATCTCATTCGATATGGTGACTGACGATCGGACTATCCGTGATGTATTTGGTCTGACGCGTACCGGAGATGATTATATTGATACTTATCGCCGGCTGCGCGCCGCTGGAGCCCGGGTCGTCCCTCACATTTGCGTCGGCCTCTGGGGCGGTCAGGTGCGTGGCGAGTACGACGCGCTGCGCGTGCTCGCCGAACTTGGCGCTGACGCGCTGGTCTTTATCGTTCTCATACCGACCCCCGGCACGGCTTTTGCCGACCGCCAGCCGCCTCCGCTTGAGGATGTCGCGAACGTCTTTGCCCGCGCGCGGGAACTGTTCCCGCGCCAATCGATCAATCTTGGATGCATGCGTCCGGCAGGACGCTACAGAGCCGAACTTGACACGCTTGCCGTCGCCAGCGGTCTCAACCGTCTTGTGAATCCCACGCCGCCGGCGCTGCGCCTGGCGCGCTCGCTCGGCCTTAAGCTCATTGACCGGAAGGAGTGCTGCGTATTGTGA
- a CDS encoding PucR family transcriptional regulator ligand-binding domain-containing protein, which translates to MVVTVRDILNMPEFKGFRLLGGAGGLGREVLRTTVGDAPDCYKWSQGGEFVITSGYPFRDPENVEQLIRGCCESGTAALGIKLGRYIDRLPPQALALADKIGYPLISIPLEMPFAEILHPVQSRVISDQAHLLRYSSTVQKAFFDLNVQCASLEDLLETLRNFTHLNLALRCTESSFDRLCADAGPFREALASLPLPEVLKRYPWEKIALCGESASAWLVFDAEPSRLRESWNEIPITQAKGALLLFFQRWSSGAQVERRYRNEFVMDILMNNLRLKDEVWNRARSFGWDLGGAKKVVVCDIDDYKNRLTRAMAAGQGPAVLEESKGRIFAVCREFIGRMEKHVPYAEMSDSAAFILSSRGIFEEEQRQLECILTPMMEQIAAQTGFSVTVGVSGRCGDVFLCWKGYNQARTALELTRRTAGGNRIAWWNRMGAPRVLCTTLQNPAAREFVEAQLGPLLRCDAEKKEDTLRRTLETMIACNWSVKKSAAALGLHYNTLKYRWGKICSLLSEDFSSSESRFCAELALKMKQMDDFSEESLSDKFI; encoded by the coding sequence ATGGTTGTAACCGTACGGGACATTCTCAACATGCCCGAGTTCAAGGGCTTTCGCCTGCTGGGCGGAGCCGGCGGGCTGGGGCGCGAGGTGCTGCGCACGACGGTGGGCGACGCGCCGGACTGCTATAAATGGTCGCAGGGCGGCGAGTTCGTGATCACCTCGGGCTATCCGTTCCGCGATCCGGAAAACGTGGAACAGCTGATCCGCGGTTGCTGCGAGTCCGGCACGGCGGCCCTGGGCATCAAACTGGGGCGTTACATCGACAGGCTGCCGCCGCAGGCGCTGGCATTGGCCGATAAAATCGGTTATCCGCTGATCTCCATCCCGCTGGAAATGCCCTTCGCCGAGATCCTCCATCCCGTACAGTCGCGCGTCATCAGCGATCAGGCGCATCTGCTCCGCTATTCAAGCACCGTGCAGAAGGCCTTTTTCGACCTGAACGTGCAGTGCGCGAGCCTCGAGGATCTGCTGGAAACGCTGCGCAATTTCACTCATCTCAACCTGGCGCTGCGCTGTACGGAAAGTTCTTTCGACCGTCTCTGCGCCGACGCAGGCCCTTTCCGGGAAGCGCTGGCGTCGCTGCCGCTGCCGGAAGTGCTGAAGCGCTATCCGTGGGAGAAAATCGCCCTCTGCGGCGAGTCCGCTTCCGCCTGGCTCGTTTTCGACGCGGAGCCGTCCCGGCTGCGCGAGTCCTGGAACGAGATCCCCATCACCCAGGCCAAGGGCGCGCTGCTGCTGTTCTTCCAGCGCTGGAGCTCGGGCGCGCAGGTGGAGCGGCGTTACCGCAACGAGTTCGTCATGGACATCCTCATGAACAACCTGCGCCTCAAGGACGAAGTGTGGAACCGCGCCCGTTCGTTCGGCTGGGATCTGGGCGGCGCCAAGAAAGTCGTGGTCTGCGACATCGACGACTACAAGAACCGCCTCACCCGCGCCATGGCCGCCGGGCAGGGGCCGGCCGTCCTCGAAGAGTCGAAGGGGCGCATCTTCGCCGTCTGCCGCGAGTTCATCGGCCGCATGGAAAAGCACGTGCCCTACGCGGAGATGAGCGACTCGGCCGCGTTTATCCTTTCCTCGCGGGGAATCTTCGAGGAAGAGCAGCGCCAGTTGGAATGCATTTTGACGCCGATGATGGAGCAGATCGCCGCGCAGACGGGCTTTTCCGTCACCGTGGGCGTCAGCGGCCGCTGCGGCGACGTGTTTCTCTGCTGGAAGGGCTACAATCAGGCGCGCACGGCGCTGGAGCTGACGCGGCGGACGGCCGGCGGCAACCGCATCGCCTGGTGGAACCGTATGGGAGCGCCGCGCGTGCTCTGTACGACGCTTCAGAATCCGGCGGCGCGGGAATTCGTCGAGGCGCAGCTGGGGCCGCTGCTGCGCTGCGACGCAGAAAAAAAGGAAGACACGCTGCGGCGCACGCTGGAAACGATGATCGCCTGCAACTGGAGCGTGAAGAAGAGCGCCGCGGCGCTGGGGCTTCATTACAATACGCTCAAATACCGATGGGGAAAGATCTGCTCCCTGCTGAGCGAGGATTTTTCCAGCAGCGAAAGCCGTTTCTGCGCGGAACTGGCGCTGAAGATGAAACAGATGGACGATTTTAGTGAAGAATCTTTGTCTGATAAGTTCATTTAG